The Neovison vison isolate M4711 chromosome 13, ASM_NN_V1, whole genome shotgun sequence genome includes a region encoding these proteins:
- the LOC122893710 gene encoding LOW QUALITY PROTEIN: interleukin-18-like (The sequence of the model RefSeq protein was modified relative to this genomic sequence to represent the inferred CDS: substituted 1 base at 1 genomic stop codon) — MATNPVEDNCINFVGMKFIDNTLYFVAENDDNLESDYFGKLEPRFSIIXNLNDQVLFINEGNQPVFEDMPDSDCTENASHTIFIINMYKDSLTRGLAVTISVMCNRMSTLSCKNKTISFKEMRPPDSISDEGNDIIFFQRSIPGHDNKIQFESSLYQGHFLACKREKELFKLILKEKDGSGDKSVMFTVQNPKLDIKITV, encoded by the coding sequence ATGGCTACTAACCCAGTAGAAGACAACTGCATCAACTTTGTGGGAATGAAATTTATTGACAATACACTTTACTTTGTAGCTGAAAATGATGACAACCTGGAATCAGATTACTTTGGCAAGCTTGAACCTAGATTCTCTATCATATGAAATTTGAACGACCAAGTTCTCTTCATTAACGAGGGCAATCAACCAGTGTTTGAGGATATGCCTGATTCTGACTGTACAGAAAACGCATCCCATACCATATTtatcataaatatgtataaagATAGCCTCACCAGAGGTCTGGCAGTAACCATCTCTGTGATGTGTAACAGAATGTCTACTCTGTCCTGTAAGAACAAAACTATTTCCTTTAAGGAAATGAGACCCCCAGACAGTATCAGTGATGAAGGGAATGACATCATATTCTTTCAGAGAAGTATTCCAGGACATGACAATAAGATACAATTTGAGTCTTCATTGTACCAAGGACACTTTCTAGCttgtaaaagagagaaagagcttttcaaactcattttgaaagaaaaggatGGAAGTGGGGACAAATCCGTTATGTTCACTGTTCAAAACCCCAAGCTAGATATTAAAatcacagtttga